The Chryseobacterium nakagawai genome has a segment encoding these proteins:
- a CDS encoding type 1 glutamine amidotransferase domain-containing protein: protein MKKITFLILAIFTIGFIQAQTKKSKNMKNKILFVVTSHDKKGSTGKDTGYYLGEVSHPWEVLHKAGYEIDFVSPKGGTPPVDGFDLKDPVNKEFWENTDYKNKVDHSLTPSQVNPKEYSTIFYAGGHGAMWDFADNTELADIASTIYENGGIVAGVCHGPAGLVNIKLNNGKYLVDGKKINAFTNEEESAVQLTDVVPFLLENKLKERGAKFEKSGLWQNHVVTDQRVITGQNPQSAKSVGEAILKELNKK from the coding sequence ATGAAAAAAATAACGTTTTTAATACTGGCCATTTTCACGATAGGATTTATACAGGCACAGACCAAGAAATCAAAAAATATGAAAAACAAAATATTATTCGTCGTAACCAGCCATGATAAAAAAGGCAGCACTGGTAAGGATACAGGATATTACCTGGGAGAAGTTTCCCATCCATGGGAAGTTCTTCACAAGGCAGGCTATGAAATTGATTTTGTAAGCCCGAAAGGAGGAACGCCACCAGTAGACGGATTTGATTTAAAAGATCCTGTAAACAAAGAGTTCTGGGAAAACACAGACTATAAAAACAAAGTCGATCATTCTTTAACACCATCACAGGTGAATCCCAAAGAGTATTCAACTATTTTTTATGCAGGAGGTCATGGAGCCATGTGGGATTTTGCAGACAATACAGAACTGGCAGACATAGCTTCAACAATTTATGAAAACGGAGGCATTGTAGCAGGCGTTTGCCACGGCCCGGCAGGTTTGGTTAATATCAAACTGAATAATGGAAAATATCTGGTAGATGGAAAAAAGATCAATGCTTTTACCAATGAAGAAGAATCTGCTGTACAATTAACGGATGTTGTTCCTTTTTTACTGGAGAATAAATTAAAAGAAAGAGGAGCAAAATTTGAAAAATCAGGACTTTGGCAAAACCATGTGGTAACGGATCAAAGAGTGATTACGGGACAGAATCCACAATCTGCCAAGAGTGTTGGAGAAGCAATTTTAAAAGAATTAAATAAAAAATAA
- a CDS encoding metallophosphoesterase family protein, producing the protein MIQIAVFSDVHGNLPALEVVLKDIEDRGIHQKFCLGDLVDFAPWGNEVIERIKSLNIPCLLGNHDERIAFNLPVFPLSKHSQQETEARFIAIDHSKKHIIEENKQFLSELPFHLKVNYKIGNKHWNIQLVHSSLTSNDTYLYDSEKDDVFSDMLKESQSDVIVMGHTHLSFTKQFENKKWAINCGSVGRSKEENRLASYLILTLDEEKIIPEIVQLSYPLEQTLQAIEKSEIPDYYADFLSNKEIFIK; encoded by the coding sequence ATGATACAGATAGCAGTTTTCAGTGATGTACACGGGAATCTTCCGGCATTGGAAGTCGTGTTGAAGGATATTGAAGATCGGGGAATTCATCAGAAATTCTGTTTAGGAGATTTAGTTGATTTTGCACCTTGGGGAAATGAAGTAATAGAAAGAATTAAGAGTCTAAATATTCCCTGTCTGCTTGGAAATCATGATGAAAGAATTGCTTTTAATCTACCTGTTTTTCCTTTGTCTAAGCATTCTCAACAAGAAACGGAGGCCAGATTTATTGCGATAGATCATTCTAAAAAACATATTATAGAAGAGAATAAACAATTTCTTTCTGAGCTTCCTTTTCATTTGAAAGTAAATTATAAAATAGGGAACAAACATTGGAATATTCAGTTGGTACATTCTAGTCTTACGAGCAACGATACTTATCTATATGATTCTGAGAAAGATGATGTTTTTTCTGATATGCTGAAAGAGTCTCAATCTGATGTTATTGTTATGGGACATACTCATTTATCATTTACTAAACAGTTTGAAAATAAGAAATGGGCGATCAATTGTGGTTCTGTAGGGCGATCCAAAGAAGAAAACAGATTGGCTTCTTATCTCATACTTACTTTAGATGAAGAAAAAATTATTCCTGAAATTGTACAGCTGAGTTATCCGCTTGAACAAACTTTACAGGCGATTGAGAAAAGCGAGATTCCTGATTATTATGCAGATTTTTTAAGCAATAAAGAGATATTTATAAAATAA
- a CDS encoding ABC transporter permease/substrate binding protein gives MNKIIDIGQYVETAINWLTENGKPVFDVIKHVGNASIMGIEWVLINTPFYVIILFITLLALWKAGKGIAIVTAAGLSLIFLMGLWKETMETLALIFVATITALILSIPLGILAAKNKIAAKIIRPLLDLMQTMPAFVYLIPAVLFFSIGKVPGAFATIIFAMPPAVRLTTLGIESVPKDIVEAARAFGATNRQILFKVELPLAMKTILTGINQTILLSLSMVVIAGMIAAGGLGEKVLEGINKMKQLKYLFFPILMILFGSLNSCGNIKNSKYITIGMVDGWAEDVAMTHIAKAILDQQGYHVIIQKASTDMILASMNNEDTDLFMGVWLPYTHAKKLAKFPGLTHLGTNYNNGRIGLVVPEYVSIQSIEELNQHQEQFNHRIIGIEKGAGLTTGTDKAIVDYKLDYQQINSSTIAMITELQNAIQRKQWIVVTGWQPHWMFGKMKLKFLDDPKKIYGEAEQIKTYARKSFSTDHPELAAFFSNLHFDDETMSDLLIQMEQSKNKEATAQKWVEEHSELVNTWLDKK, from the coding sequence ATGAATAAAATTATAGATATAGGTCAATATGTAGAAACTGCAATCAATTGGCTCACAGAAAATGGAAAACCTGTATTTGATGTCATAAAACATGTAGGAAACGCCTCTATCATGGGGATTGAATGGGTACTTATAAATACTCCTTTTTATGTAATTATCCTCTTCATTACACTTTTAGCATTGTGGAAAGCCGGGAAAGGTATCGCCATTGTTACGGCAGCAGGATTAAGCCTGATATTTTTGATGGGATTATGGAAAGAAACCATGGAAACGCTGGCACTTATCTTTGTAGCAACCATTACCGCCCTTATCCTTTCTATCCCTCTGGGAATTTTAGCTGCCAAAAACAAGATTGCAGCAAAAATTATTCGTCCTTTATTGGATTTAATGCAAACCATGCCTGCATTCGTTTACCTGATTCCTGCGGTACTGTTTTTCAGCATCGGAAAAGTGCCCGGCGCTTTTGCAACAATCATTTTTGCAATGCCTCCAGCGGTACGTTTAACAACATTGGGAATAGAATCTGTACCGAAAGATATTGTAGAAGCAGCACGTGCTTTTGGAGCAACCAACCGTCAGATCCTATTTAAGGTGGAACTTCCTCTGGCCATGAAAACTATTTTAACAGGGATTAATCAAACCATCCTGTTATCCCTATCTATGGTTGTGATTGCCGGAATGATTGCCGCAGGTGGTCTGGGTGAGAAAGTACTGGAAGGAATTAATAAGATGAAACAATTAAAATATCTATTTTTTCCCATTTTAATGATCCTATTTGGTTCATTAAATTCATGTGGAAATATAAAAAACTCCAAATATATTACCATAGGAATGGTAGATGGCTGGGCAGAAGATGTGGCGATGACGCATATAGCTAAAGCAATTTTGGATCAACAAGGCTATCATGTCATTATTCAGAAAGCCTCTACAGATATGATTCTGGCTTCCATGAACAATGAAGATACAGACCTTTTTATGGGAGTTTGGCTTCCTTACACCCATGCTAAAAAACTGGCTAAATTTCCGGGATTAACACATCTGGGAACCAATTATAACAATGGTCGTATAGGACTGGTAGTTCCCGAATATGTTTCCATTCAGTCTATTGAAGAACTTAACCAGCATCAGGAACAGTTCAATCACAGAATCATTGGGATTGAAAAGGGCGCAGGATTGACAACAGGAACAGATAAAGCTATTGTTGATTATAAACTGGATTATCAACAGATCAACTCCTCTACCATTGCCATGATCACTGAATTACAGAACGCCATACAACGTAAACAATGGATTGTGGTAACAGGATGGCAGCCTCACTGGATGTTTGGTAAAATGAAACTTAAGTTTCTTGACGATCCTAAAAAGATATATGGTGAAGCAGAACAAATTAAAACCTATGCAAGAAAAAGCTTTAGTACAGATCATCCTGAACTGGCAGCATTCTTTTCTAACCTCCATTTTGATGATGAAACGATGTCTGATCTTTTAATCCAAATGGAACAGAGTAAAAATAAAGAAGCCACTGCACAAAAATGGGTGGAAGAACATTCTGAACTGGTCAATACATGGTTAGATAAAAAGTAA
- a CDS encoding DoxX family membrane protein: MTNTQNQFPQLFLRLALSVTMLSAVADRFGLWSAENSSWGNMKSFEEYTRSLTFFLPEALSTFSAYAATCLEILLPLMLIVGFKTKIAAYGSSILLLIFAVSMAIALGPKAPFDYSVWVGSAAALLLAVQQQYSFSIDQLTKK; the protein is encoded by the coding sequence ATGACAAATACACAAAATCAATTTCCGCAGCTATTTTTAAGACTTGCTCTTTCTGTAACCATGCTTTCTGCAGTAGCTGACCGTTTCGGGTTATGGAGTGCAGAAAACTCATCATGGGGAAACATGAAAAGCTTTGAAGAGTATACAAGATCGCTGACCTTTTTTCTTCCGGAAGCATTGAGTACCTTTTCAGCTTATGCAGCCACATGTTTAGAAATTTTATTGCCATTGATGCTGATTGTAGGTTTTAAAACTAAGATTGCAGCTTATGGAAGCAGTATCTTATTATTGATTTTTGCAGTATCAATGGCTATAGCACTAGGTCCTAAGGCTCCTTTCGATTATTCAGTTTGGGTGGGAAGTGCAGCAGCTCTTTTATTGGCTGTTCAGCAACAATATTCTTTTAGTATAGATCAATTAACCAAAAAATAA
- a CDS encoding NAD-dependent epimerase/dehydratase family protein yields the protein MKKILITGITGYIGGSIAKKLLDRNYEVIGLVRNEAHVQELESMGIKTIIGNIHHEDLIKEVVTSVDAVIHNADSADDAYAADSFIKALEGSHKTFIFTSGSAIFGGKENGKKSDFVFREDYPLIPRLEMASRVLINNYVLQSAQKEIRSIVIVPTMVYGQGLGLKKDSIQIPALIHFSEKKGHGVYFGEGENIWSNLHIEDLADLYVLALEKAKSGSIYYAENGSSSLRNIAEIISKKYNLEPARSLSVQEAVDNFGPAGGYFGFASNSICSADKARTELGWKPIYTSIENYI from the coding sequence ATGAAAAAAATATTGATCACAGGTATTACCGGCTATATAGGCGGGAGTATCGCCAAAAAACTGCTTGACAGGAATTATGAGGTGATCGGACTGGTTCGTAATGAAGCCCACGTGCAGGAACTGGAATCGATGGGAATCAAGACCATTATTGGGAATATCCATCATGAAGATCTTATAAAAGAAGTCGTTACCAGTGTTGATGCTGTCATCCATAATGCTGATTCAGCAGATGATGCCTATGCTGCAGATAGCTTTATCAAGGCATTGGAAGGAAGCCATAAAACATTCATATTCACTTCTGGATCTGCTATTTTCGGCGGCAAAGAAAATGGTAAAAAAAGTGATTTTGTTTTCAGAGAAGATTATCCTTTGATTCCAAGACTGGAAATGGCATCAAGGGTCCTTATCAATAATTATGTTCTGCAGTCAGCTCAAAAGGAAATAAGAAGTATTGTGATTGTTCCCACAATGGTGTATGGACAAGGTCTTGGCTTAAAAAAAGACAGCATCCAAATCCCTGCCCTGATTCATTTTTCTGAGAAAAAAGGACACGGTGTTTATTTTGGAGAGGGTGAAAATATATGGTCAAATTTACATATTGAAGATTTGGCAGACCTTTATGTCCTGGCACTGGAAAAAGCAAAAAGCGGTTCCATCTATTATGCAGAAAACGGTTCCTCATCTTTAAGAAACATTGCTGAAATTATCAGCAAAAAATATAATCTGGAGCCCGCCAGATCTTTAAGCGTACAGGAAGCCGTTGACAATTTTGGTCCGGCAGGCGGCTATTTCGGTTTTGCCTCCAATAGTATATGCAGCGCAGACAAAGCAAGAACAGAACTGGGATGGAAACCCATCTATACCTCCATTGAAAATTATATTTAA
- a CDS encoding quaternary amine ABC transporter ATP-binding protein yields the protein MEKNENGRKIKLKVEDLTIIFGKNKEKAQELLDKGFSKKEILEKTGCTVGINKASFEIYEGEFFVIMGLSGSGKSTLLRCLNRLNEPTSGKVYINDDNITGKNNKELLEVRRTEMSMVFQKFGLLPHHNILDNAGFGLEIRGESKASRDEKAQKALDIVGLNGFENQYPSQLSGGMQQRVGLARALANDPEVLLMDEAFSALDPLIKSEMQDQMLELQNTLQKTIVFITHDLDEAIKIGDRIVIMKDGVIEQIGTAEDILTNPASDYVKAFVEKVDRKTIITARSLMFDKATVVRFRKDGPEGALRKMRATGLENLPVVDFQNKFLGFVTLNDVVRIAKKKEPTVESIINNNVPSVYPEVTVEEMLPLISGSKSAIAVVDENNKFLGLVTQLSLVIEATKFNEEEIIELKEIANNQ from the coding sequence ATGGAAAAAAATGAAAACGGTAGAAAAATAAAACTTAAAGTTGAAGATCTGACGATTATTTTTGGTAAGAACAAAGAAAAAGCACAGGAACTTTTAGACAAAGGTTTTTCCAAAAAGGAAATTCTAGAAAAAACAGGTTGCACGGTAGGAATCAACAAAGCGAGTTTTGAGATCTATGAAGGTGAATTCTTTGTCATCATGGGGCTGTCCGGAAGCGGAAAATCAACCCTACTGCGTTGTCTTAACAGACTGAATGAACCTACTTCAGGTAAAGTATATATCAATGACGATAATATTACCGGTAAAAACAATAAAGAACTTCTGGAAGTAAGAAGAACAGAGATGAGCATGGTATTTCAAAAATTTGGATTACTACCTCATCACAATATCTTAGATAATGCCGGTTTTGGACTTGAGATCAGAGGAGAAAGTAAAGCTTCCCGCGATGAAAAGGCACAGAAAGCTCTGGATATTGTTGGATTAAACGGTTTCGAAAATCAATATCCTTCCCAACTTTCAGGAGGAATGCAACAGAGAGTAGGATTAGCAAGAGCTTTGGCCAACGATCCGGAAGTATTGCTTATGGATGAAGCTTTCTCTGCGCTGGATCCTTTGATAAAATCTGAAATGCAGGACCAAATGCTGGAACTGCAAAACACTTTACAAAAGACCATTGTATTTATTACCCATGATCTCGACGAAGCCATTAAAATTGGAGACCGTATCGTCATTATGAAAGATGGTGTCATAGAACAAATAGGAACTGCTGAAGATATTTTAACCAACCCTGCAAGCGATTATGTAAAAGCATTTGTAGAGAAGGTAGATCGTAAAACAATTATTACCGCCAGATCTTTGATGTTTGATAAAGCTACAGTGGTGCGTTTTAGAAAAGATGGTCCCGAAGGAGCCTTACGAAAAATGAGAGCAACAGGATTAGAAAACCTTCCCGTTGTAGATTTTCAAAATAAATTTCTTGGTTTTGTAACGCTTAATGATGTGGTCAGAATTGCCAAAAAGAAAGAACCTACAGTAGAATCTATTATCAACAATAATGTCCCTTCAGTTTATCCCGAAGTGACAGTAGAAGAGATGTTACCGCTAATTTCAGGTAGTAAATCGGCCATTGCTGTTGTAGATGAAAACAATAAATTTTTAGGCCTTGTTACCCAACTTTCTCTTGTCATAGAAGCTACCAAATTTAACGAAGAAGAAATCATTGAATTAAAAGAAATCGCAAACAATCAATAA
- a CDS encoding Crp/Fnr family transcriptional regulator, which produces MDNFKAHLNKFITVTDEEYLSIFSFFEVLKVKKKQGLMLEGEVCRNMYFVVEGCLRKYFINEKGVEHTTQFAIENWWITDTFAYERQLQTDFNIQSVEKSTILVIDFKSQELLLEKHPVMEKYFRIIYQRAYAASERKLRYLAEYSREELYVHFSTLYPWFIQRIPQYLIASFLGFTPEYLSEIKAKLRS; this is translated from the coding sequence ATGGATAATTTCAAGGCACATTTAAATAAATTCATTACGGTAACAGACGAAGAGTATCTTTCAATTTTCTCATTCTTCGAAGTATTGAAGGTGAAAAAGAAACAAGGTCTGATGCTGGAAGGTGAGGTTTGCAGAAACATGTATTTTGTAGTGGAAGGTTGCCTGAGAAAGTATTTTATTAATGAAAAAGGAGTGGAACATACCACTCAGTTTGCTATTGAAAACTGGTGGATTACTGATACGTTTGCCTATGAGAGACAGTTGCAGACAGATTTTAATATTCAGTCTGTGGAAAAGTCTACCATTCTTGTCATTGATTTTAAAAGTCAGGAATTGTTACTTGAAAAACATCCTGTGATGGAAAAATATTTCCGAATTATCTATCAAAGAGCGTATGCCGCTTCAGAAAGGAAGCTTCGTTACCTTGCTGAATATTCACGGGAAGAGTTGTACGTACATTTCAGTACGCTCTATCCTTGGTTTATACAAAGAATTCCTCAATATCTTATCGCTTCATTTCTTGGTTTTACTCCAGAATATTTAAGTGAAATTAAAGCAAAATTACGTTCTTAA
- a CDS encoding putative quinol monooxygenase, with amino-acid sequence MKIHLTAIIKTKEDHQAEVLAVLQKMVKKTRKEEACELYNLHQGIENKNEFVFYEIWKSKEGLDQHNQQPYIQAFGALVDEKLQEKPQIYLTHII; translated from the coding sequence ATGAAAATTCATCTTACAGCTATTATAAAAACCAAAGAAGACCATCAGGCAGAAGTATTGGCAGTTCTTCAGAAAATGGTAAAAAAAACAAGGAAAGAAGAAGCTTGTGAGCTTTATAACCTACATCAGGGAATTGAAAACAAAAACGAATTTGTCTTCTATGAAATCTGGAAAAGCAAAGAAGGATTGGATCAACACAATCAACAGCCTTACATCCAGGCTTTCGGAGCCTTAGTGGATGAAAAGCTTCAGGAAAAACCACAAATATATTTAACTCATATCATTTAA
- a CDS encoding NAD(P)H-dependent oxidoreductase — MKKVLIINGGQNFGHSGGKYNQTIAENTTAVLKEFDNIEVKITNVSEGYDKHEEVEKFVWADYIIYHTPIWWFQLPNGFKKYIDEVFTAGHAKGIYMSDGRNAANPEINYGTGGMLGGRKYMLTTSWNAPKTAFTLPGEFFNEKSVDEGPLFGFHRMNAFVSLEKMESFHFHDVEKNANIERDMKLYREHLKNVFEKELRPELVS, encoded by the coding sequence ATGAAAAAAGTACTCATCATTAACGGAGGACAAAATTTCGGACATTCCGGAGGAAAATATAATCAAACAATCGCAGAAAATACAACAGCTGTTCTTAAAGAATTTGATAATATAGAGGTAAAAATCACTAACGTAAGCGAAGGTTATGACAAACATGAAGAGGTAGAAAAATTCGTTTGGGCAGATTATATCATTTACCACACTCCTATCTGGTGGTTCCAGCTTCCAAACGGGTTTAAGAAATATATTGATGAAGTTTTCACAGCAGGTCACGCCAAAGGTATTTATATGAGTGATGGTAGAAATGCAGCTAATCCAGAGATCAACTATGGTACTGGCGGAATGCTTGGTGGAAGAAAATACATGTTAACAACTAGTTGGAATGCTCCTAAAACAGCTTTTACTCTTCCCGGAGAATTCTTTAATGAGAAAAGTGTAGACGAAGGGCCATTATTTGGATTCCATAGAATGAATGCTTTCGTCTCATTAGAAAAAATGGAAAGCTTTCACTTCCATGATGTAGAAAAAAATGCCAACATAGAGCGAGATATGAAACTCTACAGAGAACATTTGAAAAACGTCTTTGAAAAAGAATTAAGACCAGAATTAGTATCATGA
- a CDS encoding alpha/beta fold hydrolase, producing MKKTILFIFLLCSVLGLAQLQKVKIDTLLTPEIGGIKQAIDIKTNDSGKPVLLFLSGGPGSSMRKNAEAFTTLLKDRFTIVQWDQRDAGKTLELNPSPVQPSVDLMGKDTYQVINFLRKELKQEKIYLLGSSWGNALGFYIVRNHPELLHAYFAVNPVVSQLESEKELLSILKDRFKEDPVASKELASVQIPFKVDEDLFYLRKWLFYKDGKQYVTGDDFKKGFLQWSKTWSPAWNEVMNIDLPKTLKKVECPIYFFVGKNDIQTSTRITTEYFQKVKAPKKGLFLFEKSGHQIHKDEPEKFQDTILQVLK from the coding sequence ATGAAAAAAACAATTCTTTTTATTTTTTTACTATGCTCCGTACTTGGTTTAGCCCAATTACAGAAAGTAAAAATTGATACGCTCTTAACCCCTGAAATTGGTGGAATAAAACAGGCCATAGATATTAAAACAAATGACTCGGGTAAACCTGTGCTTTTATTTTTATCAGGCGGGCCGGGAAGTTCAATGCGGAAAAATGCGGAGGCTTTTACAACACTTTTAAAAGATAGATTTACTATTGTTCAATGGGATCAGAGAGATGCCGGAAAAACCCTTGAGCTAAATCCTTCTCCCGTTCAGCCTTCAGTTGATCTCATGGGAAAAGATACCTATCAGGTTATCAATTTTTTGAGAAAAGAATTAAAACAGGAGAAGATATATCTATTAGGGAGCTCTTGGGGAAACGCTTTAGGTTTTTATATTGTTAGGAATCATCCTGAGCTTTTACATGCCTATTTTGCGGTGAATCCAGTTGTTAGTCAATTGGAGAGTGAGAAAGAACTGTTAAGTATTTTAAAAGATCGCTTTAAAGAAGATCCTGTTGCCAGTAAAGAATTGGCAAGTGTACAGATTCCTTTCAAAGTTGATGAAGATTTATTTTATTTAAGAAAATGGCTTTTTTATAAAGATGGTAAACAGTATGTAACAGGTGATGATTTCAAGAAAGGTTTTCTACAGTGGTCAAAAACATGGTCACCTGCATGGAATGAAGTGATGAATATCGATCTTCCAAAAACCTTAAAAAAAGTGGAATGTCCTATTTATTTCTTTGTTGGTAAAAATGATATTCAAACTTCTACCAGAATTACAACTGAATATTTTCAAAAGGTAAAAGCACCTAAGAAAGGCTTATTCTTATTTGAAAAATCTGGGCATCAGATTCATAAGGATGAACCAGAAAAATTTCAGGATACCATCCTTCAAGTATTAAAATAA
- a CDS encoding DUF1304 domain-containing protein: protein MELVAKILIAVVALEHLYILWMEMFAWETKGKEVFKAALPPEMFKPTKGLAANQGLYNGFLAAGLIWSFLIKDPQWQDNIALFFLGCVAIAGIYGAVSATKKIFFVQALPAILAIIAVLLK from the coding sequence ATGGAACTCGTTGCTAAAATCCTTATCGCAGTCGTTGCACTGGAACATCTCTATATTCTTTGGATGGAAATGTTTGCATGGGAAACCAAAGGAAAAGAAGTTTTCAAGGCTGCTCTTCCTCCGGAAATGTTTAAGCCCACAAAAGGATTGGCAGCCAATCAGGGATTGTATAATGGTTTTCTGGCTGCCGGGCTGATCTGGTCTTTTCTGATTAAAGATCCGCAATGGCAGGATAATATTGCTCTATTCTTTTTGGGGTGTGTAGCCATAGCTGGTATTTATGGAGCAGTTTCTGCCACCAAAAAGATATTTTTTGTCCAGGCACTCCCGGCAATATTGGCAATTATTGCAGTTTTACTGAAGTAA
- a CDS encoding aldo/keto reductase yields the protein MEYRKLGNTDLELSVITHGAFAIGGNMWGGNEKQDSINSIHASLDHGVTSIDTAPFYGFGLSEEMIGEAIKGKDRSKIQLLTKFGLVWDGSNNGKGEFFFDAEDEGKVIPVYKFASKENIIKEVEESLKRLGTDYIDLLQLHWPDSTTTISETMEAMELLIQQGKIRAAGVSNYSVAQMEEANKTLKLASNQVSYSMLNHAIENDLVPYSLQQNSGIIVYSPMERGLLTGKYFKDNTLKDNDHRNGYFSQFDLNKVKTFLEKIEPIAQEKGASLSQLVLKWTTLQPAITVVLAGARNAQQAVENAKAIDITLSQEELNFINSALKEL from the coding sequence ATGGAATACAGAAAATTAGGAAACACTGATCTCGAGCTATCTGTAATTACGCATGGAGCTTTTGCCATCGGTGGAAATATGTGGGGCGGTAATGAAAAACAGGATTCTATTAACTCTATTCATGCATCATTGGATCATGGAGTCACCTCTATTGATACGGCTCCTTTTTACGGTTTTGGATTAAGTGAAGAAATGATTGGTGAAGCTATTAAAGGAAAAGACCGTTCAAAAATTCAGTTGTTAACTAAATTCGGTTTGGTATGGGACGGAAGCAACAACGGAAAGGGAGAATTTTTCTTTGATGCAGAAGATGAAGGTAAAGTAATCCCTGTTTATAAATTCGCTTCCAAAGAAAACATTATCAAAGAAGTTGAAGAAAGTTTAAAAAGACTGGGTACAGATTATATAGACCTTTTACAACTTCACTGGCCAGATAGTACCACAACCATCAGTGAAACGATGGAAGCTATGGAACTATTAATTCAGCAAGGAAAAATTCGTGCTGCTGGAGTAAGTAATTATAGTGTCGCCCAAATGGAAGAAGCTAACAAAACATTGAAATTAGCGAGCAACCAGGTTTCTTACAGTATGCTGAACCATGCCATTGAAAACGATCTGGTTCCTTATTCTTTACAGCAAAATTCAGGAATTATCGTATATAGTCCAATGGAAAGAGGTCTTTTAACAGGTAAATATTTTAAGGATAATACATTAAAAGACAACGACCACAGAAACGGTTATTTTTCTCAGTTTGATTTAAATAAAGTAAAAACTTTCTTAGAAAAAATTGAACCTATTGCTCAGGAAAAAGGAGCAAGCCTTTCACAATTGGTATTAAAATGGACTACCCTACAACCGGCAATTACAGTTGTATTGGCAGGAGCAAGAAATGCTCAGCAGGCTGTTGAAAATGCTAAAGCGATAGATATCACTCTTTCTCAGGAAGAATTGAACTTCATCAATTCTGCTTTGAAAGAGCTTTAG
- a CDS encoding carboxymuconolactone decarboxylase family protein, with translation MSARLNIATVDSAAYKAMMGLEGYLQTTSLTHIQKELIKIRASQINKCAFCLDMHTKDAIKYGETPQRIFILNGWTEAKEFFTEEEQVLLAMTEEITLISHKGLTEETYQKAKTFFDEAQIAQIIMAIVTINAWNRIAVSTHMPIAK, from the coding sequence ATGAGCGCAAGATTAAATATTGCAACAGTAGATTCAGCAGCGTATAAAGCGATGATGGGATTAGAAGGGTATTTACAGACAACTTCTTTAACCCATATTCAAAAGGAATTAATTAAAATCAGAGCTTCCCAGATCAATAAATGTGCTTTCTGCCTTGATATGCATACAAAAGATGCCATCAAATATGGTGAAACGCCTCAAAGAATTTTTATTCTGAACGGATGGACAGAAGCAAAAGAGTTTTTTACAGAAGAAGAGCAGGTGCTTTTGGCCATGACAGAGGAAATCACCCTGATCAGCCATAAAGGATTAACTGAGGAGACCTACCAAAAAGCTAAGACATTCTTTGATGAAGCTCAGATTGCACAGATTATTATGGCAATTGTGACCATCAATGCATGGAATAGGATTGCAGTGAGTACCCACATGCCGATAGCAAAGTAA